One genomic window of Gossypium hirsutum isolate 1008001.06 chromosome D11, Gossypium_hirsutum_v2.1, whole genome shotgun sequence includes the following:
- the LOC121223415 gene encoding uncharacterized protein, producing MNGKPLPLPKPASGDGEGPMTTSDSGADSGVRPVDKTGDRRASGGGGGEEVERCAWAEACLRRPRVSLFLLKNFCLWARVVFWADIIGFKFVVSGLFLFLLFGFVLLVWPRAKMGSYT from the exons ATGAATGGAAAGCCTCTGCCCCTTCCTAAACCCGCGTCCGGCGACGGAGAAGGGCCGATGACGACGTCGGATTCAGGGGCCGATTCAG GTGTCAGACCCGTGGATAAAACTGGTGATAGGCGAGCCTCGGGCGGCGGCGGCGGTGAGGAGGTGGAGCGGTGTGCATGGGCAGAGGCGTGCCTGCGGCGCCCTAGGGTTTCTCTTTTTTTGCTGAAAAACTTTTGTTTGTGGGCTAGGGTTGTATTTTGGGCTGATATAATTGGGTTTAAATTTGTTGTAAGTGggctatttttgtttttattatttgggtttgtTTTGCTGGTATGgccccgggcaaaaatgggctcttaCACCTGA